DNA from Pelagibacterium nitratireducens:
CTTCAGCGAGTGCGCTGCCAAGCCCCGACACCCGCGCAAGAAGCGGGGCCGATGCCGTATTGAGATCGACGCCCACCGCATTCACCGCATCTTCCACCACGGCATCGAGCGCCTTGGCGAGCCTGTATTGATCAACATCGTGCTGATACTGGCCCACGCCGATCGATTTGGGCTCGATCTTGACCAGTTCGGCCAGAGGATCCTGCAGGCGGCGGGCGATGGAGACCGCGCCGCGCAGGGAAACATCGAGTTCGGGGAGTTCGTTGGACGCCGTTTCAGAGGCTGAATAGACCGAGGCGCCCGCTTCGCTGACGACAACTTTCATCGGCTTGGGTGCGGGGATCATGGTCAACATCTCGCTCACAAGTCGCTCGGTTTCGCGGCTGGCAGTACCATTGCCGATGGCGACCAGATCGATCTTGTGCCGGGCAACCAGTGCCGTCAGCGCGGCAAGGCTGCCCTGTATGTCGTTGCGGGGCTGGAACGGATAGATGGTCGCTGTATCAAGCACCTTGCCAGTGGCATCGACCACAGCCACCTTGACCCCCGTGCGGATTCCGGGATCGAGGCCCATCGTGGCACGATTGCCGGCCGGCGCGGCCAGCAGCAGGTCCTTGAGATTGCGCGCAAAGACCGTGATCGCTTCGTCTTCGGCCCGCTCGCGCAGGCGCCCCATCAGATCGACCGAGAGGTGAAGCCAGAGTTTGACCCGCCAGCTCCAGCGCGCGACATCCATTAGCCACTGATCGGCGACCCCGCCATCGGCGCGGATACCGAAATGGGCGGCAACCATGGTTTCGGCGGGCTTGTATTTGCCTTCGGCGTCGGCATCGAGTTCGAGATCGACGGCCAGCACCTCTTCGTTGCGGCCGCGCAGCATGGCCAACGCCCTGTGGCTGGGAACTTTGGACCAAGCCTCGGCGTGATCGAAATAGTCGGAAAACTTGGCGCCCTGCTCTTGCTTTCCGTCAATGACCCTGGCCCGCAGGACCGCTTTGCGTTCCATATAATCGCGCAGCCGACCGATCAGTTCGGCATCCTCGGCAAACCGTTCAGCGAGAATGTCACGGGCGCCTTCGAGCGCCATTTTGGTATCGGGCACATCGTCTGAAAGGTATTTTTCGGCCTCGGTCAACGGCGTAAGCGAGCGATTTTCAAACAG
Protein-coding regions in this window:
- a CDS encoding Tex family protein — translated: MTDIAKAIAGLIATEIAARPEQVRAAVDLLDGGATVPFVARYRKEVTGGLDDAQLRTLETRLGYLRELEARRAAILQSIDSQGKLTSDLSAQIARVMTKSELEDIYLPYKPKRRTKAEIARERGLEPLAETLFENRSLTPLTEAEKYLSDDVPDTKMALEGARDILAERFAEDAELIGRLRDYMERKAVLRARVIDGKQEQGAKFSDYFDHAEAWSKVPSHRALAMLRGRNEEVLAVDLELDADAEGKYKPAETMVAAHFGIRADGGVADQWLMDVARWSWRVKLWLHLSVDLMGRLRERAEDEAITVFARNLKDLLLAAPAGNRATMGLDPGIRTGVKVAVVDATGKVLDTATIYPFQPRNDIQGSLAALTALVARHKIDLVAIGNGTASRETERLVSEMLTMIPAPKPMKVVVSEAGASVYSASETASNELPELDVSLRGAVSIARRLQDPLAELVKIEPKSIGVGQYQHDVDQYRLAKALDAVVEDAVNAVGVDLNTASAPLLARVSGLGSALAEAIVAHRDANGAFSARKQLLSVSRLGPKAFEQAAGFLRIRDGSEPLDASSVHPEAYGVARKIVAACGRDIRQLMGDSAALKTLDPHSFVDDTFGLPTVRDILAELEKPGRDPRPEFKTATFADGIEQISDLKPGMMLEGTVTNVAAFGAFVDIGVHQDGLVHVSQLADRFVKDAHEVVKAGDVVKVKVLEVDVRRKRISLSMRRDASPDRHAKTAQPERNTPRPKKTAQSSPSQGALGAALSDALRRSK